The following are encoded together in the Campylobacter devanensis genome:
- a CDS encoding COG3400 family protein translates to MKNILIIADGILAKNFLERLFNSKNNALHNYTVITYNEETIPSWDVNFENFIFYNFDPTSLGKLKLHLKTEFEQAMVIMQNEFDIRCVCENLRQIYPNLEIDVLDLWGMGRHFKGDNLISIIDARKILSSRFMDFLPDVPVIADNIGLGLGEIMEVQVPHGSSYAYRHVGNIRKKRWKIAMIYRNGSYTIATSNTLILPNDTLLVVGEPRILENVFRAIKKEPGQFPNPFGNNIYLALDMKLMSNNDIERLLSDTLELHKKLNSKKLYIKVVNPTLSKIFSDIKELRSDSIFIKIDYFSTTISIQKSKMNELDIGLVVTNGRAFNLYKKGYEALKVPVLKIGTSGLNSVKRGVILGDKTDAESNSSVIMDCCKQLDFSIYFYHFDNKFDDDSKELREHFESLSKIFDKKVNIVNDGTNPLLKLKNNENILQFLSFSSKIMDGKFGAIFSKDINRLHYILGDSYQLFIPQNDKI, encoded by the coding sequence ATGAAAAATATCTTGATTATTGCTGATGGGATTTTGGCTAAAAATTTCTTAGAGCGACTATTTAATAGCAAAAATAACGCCTTACACAACTACACAGTAATCACCTATAATGAAGAGACGATCCCTAGCTGGGATGTGAATTTTGAGAATTTTATATTTTATAACTTTGACCCAACTAGCCTTGGTAAGCTTAAACTACATTTAAAAACCGAATTTGAACAAGCTATGGTGATAATGCAAAATGAATTTGATATAAGATGCGTTTGTGAAAATCTGCGTCAAATTTATCCAAATTTAGAGATAGATGTGCTAGATTTATGGGGTATGGGAAGGCATTTTAAGGGCGATAATCTAATATCTATAATTGATGCTAGAAAGATTCTAAGCTCTAGATTTATGGATTTCTTGCCTGATGTGCCAGTAATTGCTGATAATATCGGTCTTGGGCTAGGGGAGATTATGGAAGTTCAAGTCCCACATGGTAGTAGCTATGCTTACCGCCATGTAGGTAATATCCGTAAAAAACGCTGGAAAATTGCTATGATATATCGCAATGGAAGTTATACAATAGCTACTTCTAATACACTAATCTTGCCAAATGATACTTTGCTAGTAGTTGGCGAGCCTAGAATTTTAGAAAATGTATTTCGTGCTATCAAAAAAGAGCCAGGCCAATTCCCAAATCCATTTGGCAATAATATCTATTTAGCCTTGGATATGAAGCTAATGAGCAATAACGATATAGAAAGATTGCTAAGCGATACATTAGAACTACATAAAAAATTAAATAGCAAAAAGCTATATATAAAGGTAGTAAATCCAACTCTTAGCAAAATTTTTAGCGATATAAAAGAGCTTAGATCAGATAGTATTTTTATCAAAATTGACTACTTTAGCACTACAATATCGATTCAAAAATCTAAAATGAATGAGCTTGATATCGGTCTAGTAGTTACTAATGGTAGAGCATTTAATCTATATAAAAAGGGCTATGAAGCTCTAAAAGTTCCTGTATTAAAAATAGGCACAAGTGGATTAAATAGTGTTAAAAGAGGTGTAATTTTAGGCGATAAAACTGATGCTGAGAGCAACTCTAGCGTAATTATGGATTGCTGTAAGCAGCTTGATTTTAGTATATATTTTTACCATTTTGATAACAAATTTGATGATGATAGTAAAGAGCTAAGGGAGCATTTTGAGAGCTTATCAAAAATCTTTGATAAAAAGGTAAATATCGTAAATGATGGCACAAATCCACTACTAAAGCTTAAAAATAATGAGAATATTTTACAATTTTTAAGCTTTAGTAGCAAGATTATGGATGGTAAATTTGGAGCGATTTTTTCTAAAGATATTAATCGTTTGCACTATATTTTGGGTGATAGCTATCAACTATTTATCCCACAAAATGATAAAATTTAA
- a CDS encoding SDR family NAD(P)-dependent oxidoreductase produces the protein MKNTAFITGATSGFGEAMARILSKDGYKLILLGRRQDRLKALANELKNTHIMACDIRDKKAVFDAVDSLPSEFRDIEILINNAGLALGLERVNEASLDDFETMIDTNIKGLLYATKAVLPIMTKRKSGYIFNLGSVAGQWPYPGGNVYGATKAFVKQFSFNLRNDLKGDNIRVTEIAPGIAKTEFSLVRYKGDEQRSNAVYDGTNYLEANDIAKIVLDCINLPKHVNINSLEVMPTTQSWAGFFFEKE, from the coding sequence ATGAAAAATACAGCTTTTATAACTGGGGCTACATCTGGCTTTGGAGAAGCGATGGCTAGAATATTATCAAAAGATGGCTATAAGCTAATACTCCTTGGTCGCCGTCAAGATAGACTTAAAGCTTTAGCAAATGAGCTAAAAAATACGCATATAATGGCTTGTGATATAAGGGATAAAAAAGCAGTATTTGATGCCGTAGATAGTCTTCCAAGTGAGTTTAGAGATATTGAAATTTTGATTAATAATGCTGGGCTGGCTCTTGGGCTTGAGCGTGTAAATGAGGCTAGTTTAGATGATTTTGAAACTATGATAGATACGAATATCAAAGGGCTTTTATACGCTACAAAGGCGGTTTTGCCTATTATGACTAAAAGAAAAAGCGGATATATATTTAATCTTGGCTCCGTGGCTGGTCAGTGGCCATATCCTGGCGGAAATGTCTATGGTGCGACAAAGGCATTTGTAAAGCAGTTTAGCTTTAATCTTAGAAATGACTTAAAAGGCGATAATATACGAGTTACTGAGATAGCTCCTGGCATTGCTAAGACTGAATTTAGCCTAGTAAGATATAAAGGCGATGAGCAAAGAAGCAATGCTGTATATGATGGGACAAACTACCTTGAAGCTAATGATATAGCTAAGATTGTGCTTGATTGTATAAATTTACCAAAACATGTCAATATAAATAGCCTTGAAGTTATGCCAACTACGCAGAGTTGGGCTGGATTTTTCTTTGAAAAAGAGTAG
- the trmA gene encoding tRNA (uridine(54)-C5)-methyltransferase TrmA → MDCRYLGDCGSCVLTLSYCEQKQLKIAKIRELFSKFWSGEFEFFDSDESGFRSRAEFGIWHENNDISYCMRSQQNIKLPIQSCQIVDTKISNIMPYLLKTIKEDKALVERLFGVEFISSANSLVATLLYHKDVNSIKDNLVNIQSKLRIGLIARSRGVKLEFGDTKINEILNINGREFSYIMSDTAFIQPNKKMNEKMISWAVNAVENAADLIELYCGHGNFTIPISLKFQKVLATEISKSSIDMALKNCQLNSVNNIKFARLSAAEIMSAMAKEREFERLRGVDLDSYIFSHILVDPPRAGCEDSVLDFMSKIDNIIYISCNPLTLQNNLEILSQTHKVVKFAIFDQFVHTNHIECGVVLKRIK, encoded by the coding sequence GTGGATTGTAGGTATTTAGGAGATTGTGGAAGTTGTGTTTTGACTCTTAGCTATTGTGAGCAAAAGCAGCTTAAAATCGCTAAGATAAGGGAGCTTTTTAGCAAGTTTTGGAGTGGAGAATTTGAGTTTTTTGACTCAGATGAGAGTGGATTTCGCTCTAGAGCTGAATTTGGCATTTGGCATGAAAATAACGATATAAGCTACTGTATGCGTAGTCAGCAAAATATTAAATTACCGATACAAAGCTGCCAGATAGTAGATACTAAGATATCAAATATAATGCCTTATCTTCTAAAAACAATAAAAGAAGATAAGGCTCTAGTAGAGCGATTATTTGGCGTAGAGTTTATCAGCTCAGCCAATAGCCTTGTAGCGACACTTTTATACCATAAAGATGTAAATAGTATAAAAGATAATCTAGTCAATATACAATCTAAGCTAAGAATAGGTCTAATAGCTAGGAGTAGGGGAGTAAAGCTAGAATTTGGCGATACAAAAATAAATGAGATTTTAAATATAAATGGGCGTGAGTTTAGCTATATTATGAGCGATACAGCCTTTATCCAGCCAAATAAAAAGATGAATGAAAAAATGATTTCATGGGCTGTAAATGCAGTAGAAAATGCAGCAGATTTAATAGAGTTATATTGCGGACATGGGAATTTTACTATACCAATTAGTCTTAAATTTCAAAAAGTTTTAGCTACTGAGATATCTAAAAGCTCAATTGATATGGCTTTAAAAAATTGCCAATTAAATAGCGTAAATAATATCAAATTTGCTAGACTAAGTGCTGCTGAGATAATGAGCGCAATGGCTAAGGAGCGAGAGTTTGAGAGATTGCGTGGTGTAGATTTAGATAGTTATATATTTAGCCATATATTAGTCGATCCACCAAGGGCGGGGTGCGAAGATAGCGTTTTAGATTTTATGAGCAAGATAGATAATATAATTTATATATCATGCAATCCACTGACATTGCAAAATAACTTAGAGATACTAAGTCAAACACATAAAGTGGTAAAATTTGCAATATTTGACCAATTTGTCCATACTAATCACATTGAATGTGGTGTAGTTTTAAAAAGAATCAAATAA
- the acpS gene encoding holo-ACP synthase, with product MIGIDIVSIKRIAAAKARHGDLFLHKFLNPSEIELAKSDETLAGFWAAKEAISKALGCGIGAEFGFGDATIYKDNKGAPKIKFNTETLYKFNIKNTSLSITHDGGFAIAAVIIERY from the coding sequence ATGATAGGTATTGATATTGTCAGTATTAAAAGGATCGCTGCAGCCAAGGCTAGGCACGGCGATCTATTTTTACATAAATTTTTAAATCCTAGTGAAATTGAGCTAGCTAAAAGCGATGAAACTTTAGCTGGTTTTTGGGCTGCTAAAGAGGCTATTAGTAAAGCGCTTGGTTGTGGTATCGGAGCTGAATTTGGATTTGGTGATGCTACAATTTATAAAGATAATAAAGGTGCGCCAAAAATCAAATTTAATACAGAAACACTTTATAAATTTAATATTAAAAATACTTCTCTTAGTATAACTCACGATGGTGGATTTGCAATTGCTGCAGTGATAATTGAGCGATATTAA
- the fliL gene encoding flagellar basal body-associated protein FliL — protein sequence MAASDEDVKNEGKKSPVVLIAIIGVVVFLLIIGVIVAMLLMGGGDDKQVSQAADTPASHMAPKQRSNDFFNIGPMYPMDQYVVNLLSESGTRYLKTTMNLELSEQTLSPEIDKKQALIRDIIIRTLSAKTYEDVSTAKGKERLKDELVTRINEVLRDGYIKNVFFTDFIVQ from the coding sequence ATGGCAGCATCAGATGAAGATGTAAAAAATGAAGGTAAAAAGAGTCCAGTGGTACTAATAGCGATTATAGGCGTAGTGGTCTTTTTACTTATCATTGGAGTAATTGTTGCAATGCTTTTGATGGGCGGAGGAGATGATAAACAAGTGTCTCAAGCAGCTGATACACCAGCATCACATATGGCTCCAAAACAGAGGTCAAATGACTTTTTTAACATCGGCCCTATGTACCCAATGGATCAGTATGTAGTAAATTTACTTAGCGAGAGTGGTACAAGATATCTAAAAACTACTATGAATTTGGAATTAAGTGAACAGACTTTAAGTCCAGAAATAGATAAAAAACAAGCACTAATTAGAGATATAATCATTAGAACTCTTTCGGCTAAAACTTATGAAGATGTAAGCACAGCTAAAGGCAAAGAGCGTCTCAAAGATGAATTGGTAACTAGAATAAATGAAGTCCTAAGAGATGGATATATCAAAAATGTATTTTTTACTGATTTTATTGTACAATGA
- a CDS encoding fumarylacetoacetate hydrolase family protein translates to MRLITYKKDESIKLGILSANNRIIDISYAGINKKDMNELITTLSQDERQILEDLGTKTGGEPYDSVEILAPILSPIQDIICLGINYMEHAKESYRFKKIEFDGKREFPVYFGKRANYILGDMAIFPSHSHITQTLDYEVELALIIGKDATNVAQNRALEYVFGYTILNDISSRDIQNRYKQWYYGKSLDGSTLMGPWIETNLDISNLKITSRVNGELRQNANTADMIFDAAYVISDLSAGMTLKAGTIISLGTPSGVGMGFTPPKYLKKDDIVECEIEGIGVLKNIVGK, encoded by the coding sequence ATGAGGCTAATCACCTATAAAAAAGATGAAAGCATAAAGCTTGGTATATTAAGTGCAAATAACCGCATAATTGATATTAGTTATGCTGGAATAAATAAAAAGGATATGAACGAATTAATCACCACACTAAGTCAAGATGAACGTCAAATTTTAGAAGACCTTGGTACAAAAACAGGTGGTGAACCATATGACAGTGTAGAGATTTTAGCACCAATATTATCGCCTATTCAAGATATTATTTGTCTTGGAATTAACTATATGGAACACGCTAAGGAGTCTTATAGGTTTAAAAAGATTGAATTTGATGGCAAAAGAGAATTTCCTGTATATTTTGGCAAACGAGCAAATTATATTTTAGGTGATATGGCAATATTCCCAAGTCATAGTCATATTACACAAACTTTAGATTATGAGGTTGAGTTGGCACTAATAATTGGCAAAGACGCAACTAATGTAGCGCAAAATAGGGCGCTAGAATATGTTTTTGGATATACAATTTTAAACGATATCAGCTCACGAGATATCCAAAATCGATATAAGCAGTGGTATTATGGTAAAAGCCTAGATGGCTCAACACTTATGGGGCCATGGATTGAGACTAATCTAGATATATCAAATTTGAAAATAACTTCTAGAGTTAATGGGGAATTGCGTCAAAATGCAAATACTGCTGATATGATTTTTGATGCAGCATATGTAATAAGTGATTTAAGTGCTGGAATGACACTAAAGGCTGGAACGATAATTTCTTTAGGTACACCAAGTGGTGTTGGAATGGGTTTTACTCCACCAAAATATCTCAAAAAAGATGATATTGTAGAGTGCGAAATCGAAGGGATTGGCGTATTAAAAAACATAGTCGGCAAATAA
- a CDS encoding aminotransferase class III-fold pyridoxal phosphate-dependent enzyme, with protein sequence MLMNNYSRADVGFVRGDGAILWDDSGKDYIDFASGIGVCALGHSHKGVAKVIAKQAKTLLHTSNLYNIAPQTKLADKISNLLGGGYELFFANSGAEANECAIKLARKFGFSKGRKSEIISLKNSFHGRTIATLAMTGQDKFHPDEFGAYPDGFKFYDSIDDIIANLNENTAAVIIELVQGEGGINPLDKDKVQNLAKILNQKDILLITDEVQCGVYRTGEFVTSKLYDITPDIITFAKGLGNGVPISACATRKSIFSPGDHGSTFGGGFLVTAVSEYVLDKLDELKNSGKLDKIIAKFEKKIDKLIEENSDIFLKRVGIGLMQGVVLKDPNLLSQIVSKALENRVLILRSGDRTLRFLPPLNLSKKEMKEGFIRLNLAINKAKK encoded by the coding sequence ATGCTAATGAATAACTATTCTAGAGCCGATGTGGGCTTTGTGCGTGGAGATGGTGCTATTTTATGGGATGATAGTGGCAAAGATTATATAGATTTTGCTAGTGGGATTGGGGTTTGTGCTTTAGGTCATAGCCACAAAGGTGTAGCGAAAGTGATCGCAAAACAAGCCAAAACTCTCTTGCACACTTCAAATTTATATAATATCGCCCCACAAACCAAACTTGCTGATAAGATATCAAATTTACTTGGTGGTGGATATGAGCTATTTTTTGCTAATAGTGGTGCTGAAGCAAATGAGTGTGCGATAAAATTAGCTAGAAAATTTGGTTTTAGCAAGGGCAGAAAAAGCGAAATTATCAGCCTTAAAAACTCATTTCACGGCAGGACAATAGCTACTTTAGCGATGACAGGGCAGGATAAATTTCATCCAGATGAATTTGGTGCTTATCCAGATGGATTTAAATTTTATGATAGCATAGATGATATTATCGCAAATTTAAATGAAAATACCGCAGCTGTAATTATAGAATTAGTCCAAGGTGAAGGCGGGATAAATCCACTTGATAAGGATAAAGTTCAAAATTTAGCTAAAATTTTAAATCAAAAAGATATCCTACTCATCACCGATGAAGTCCAATGCGGCGTATATCGCACAGGGGAGTTTGTCACCTCTAAGCTATATGATATCACACCTGATATCATTACATTTGCCAAAGGGCTTGGTAATGGTGTGCCAATTAGTGCGTGTGCAACTAGAAAATCTATATTTTCGCCAGGAGATCATGGTAGCACCTTTGGTGGTGGATTTTTGGTTACAGCTGTATCAGAGTATGTCTTAGATAAGTTGGATGAGCTTAAAAATAGTGGAAAATTGGATAAAATAATAGCTAAATTTGAGAAAAAAATAGATAAATTAATAGAAGAAAATAGCGATATTTTTCTTAAAAGAGTAGGTATTGGCTTGATGCAAGGTGTAGTCCTTAAAGATCCAAATTTACTATCTCAAATCGTATCAAAAGCTTTAGAAAATAGGGTTTTGATCTTAAGATCTGGCGATAGAACGCTAAGATTTTTACCACCACTAAATTTAAGCAAAAAAGAGATGAAAGAGGGCTTTATAAGATTAAATTTAGCTATAAATAAGGCTAAAAAATGA
- a CDS encoding trimeric intracellular cation channel family protein encodes MEAFLFAEYVGIASASLSGFLFGIRRGCDWLGVFLAAFLTALGGGLIRDIIVGRPAYSFTHYIPVCIVLAVMILAFLLKFHQKDRNNLDKKFIFIMTDAVDVVSFSIVGAIVSLEFGLNIFGVIMVAFFNGVGGGIIRDMLLNEVPWFLKTGLYGTISMGVGAIYYLMHLAGLTNIYCIFVLFTFGVTWRLVAYYRNWNLPQIHYKD; translated from the coding sequence ATGGAAGCTTTTTTATTTGCAGAATATGTCGGTATAGCCTCAGCATCTTTGAGCGGATTTTTGTTTGGAATACGCAGAGGCTGTGACTGGCTAGGCGTATTTTTAGCAGCATTTTTAACTGCACTTGGTGGGGGATTAATTCGTGATATTATCGTGGGTCGCCCTGCATATTCTTTTACGCATTATATTCCTGTTTGTATTGTATTGGCTGTTATGATTTTGGCGTTTTTACTTAAATTTCACCAAAAAGATAGAAATAATCTAGATAAAAAATTTATATTTATTATGACTGATGCAGTAGATGTAGTAAGCTTTTCTATTGTTGGGGCTATTGTATCTTTGGAATTTGGGCTTAATATTTTTGGCGTGATTATGGTGGCGTTTTTTAATGGTGTTGGTGGCGGAATTATAAGAGATATGCTATTAAATGAGGTTCCGTGGTTTTTAAAAACTGGATTATATGGTACGATTAGTATGGGTGTTGGAGCGATTTATTATCTAATGCATCTAGCAGGACTAACTAATATTTATTGTATTTTTGTGTTATTTACATTTGGTGTTACATGGCGGCTTGTAGCATACTATAGAAATTGGAATTTGCCGCAAATTCACTATAAGGATTAA
- a CDS encoding flavodoxin domain-containing protein: MAKVGIVYGSNAGDTKVVAEYIGQGFDSEVIDAKDLTIDFLIKYDKLIFAASTHGHGELQKDFRAKLDIIAEAEFGGKTLALVGVGGQVKHPTTFLDGLVEFLPLIRGAKLVGATDIDGYVFKNSLSFINGKFIGLAIDYKNDKDWQARADKWIESIKSEF; encoded by the coding sequence ATGGCAAAAGTTGGTATAGTATATGGCTCAAATGCCGGAGATACTAAAGTTGTAGCAGAGTATATAGGTCAGGGTTTTGATAGTGAAGTAATTGACGCAAAAGATCTTACGATTGATTTTTTAATCAAATATGATAAGTTGATTTTCGCAGCTTCTACACATGGCCATGGAGAGCTACAAAAAGATTTTAGAGCTAAATTAGATATTATAGCTGAGGCTGAGTTTGGCGGTAAAACTCTAGCTTTAGTAGGTGTAGGCGGACAGGTTAAACATCCTACGACATTTCTTGATGGTTTAGTAGAGTTTTTACCATTAATTCGTGGTGCTAAGCTTGTAGGTGCTACTGATATTGATGGATATGTGTTTAAAAATTCACTATCATTTATAAATGGTAAATTTATTGGTCTTGCGATTGATTATAAAAATGACAAAGATTGGCAAGCTAGAGCTGATAAATGGATTGAATCTATTAAATCTGAATTCTAA
- a CDS encoding 2-oxoacid:acceptor oxidoreductase family protein, whose product MSLTELRFVGVGGQGVILAGEILSAAKIEAGGYGVKASTYTSQVRGGPTKVDIILSDEEIKYPYANEGEICFMLATAQNSYNAFKDGVKEGGIIVVEPNLVKPSEEDKKRWKIYEIPIISIAKDEVGNVITQSVVALGVAVKFTGVMDEEIVRNKMLSSVPDKVKEANNKAYDLGLAYAAKCMQ is encoded by the coding sequence ATGAGTTTAACAGAGTTAAGATTTGTCGGTGTTGGTGGTCAAGGTGTTATATTGGCTGGAGAGATCTTATCAGCGGCTAAAATTGAAGCTGGCGGATATGGAGTCAAGGCCTCAACATATACTTCTCAAGTTCGTGGTGGCCCAACAAAGGTTGATATAATTTTAAGCGATGAAGAGATCAAATATCCATATGCTAATGAGGGCGAAATTTGCTTTATGTTAGCAACTGCTCAAAATAGCTATAACGCATTTAAAGATGGTGTTAAAGAGGGTGGTATAATCGTAGTAGAGCCAAATTTGGTTAAGCCTAGTGAAGAGGACAAAAAGCGCTGGAAAATCTATGAAATTCCTATCATCTCAATTGCCAAAGATGAAGTTGGAAATGTGATTACTCAAAGCGTTGTCGCTCTTGGTGTAGCTGTTAAATTCACAGGCGTTATGGATGAAGAGATCGTAAGAAATAAGATGTTAAGTTCAGTTCCAGATAAGGTAAAAGAAGCAAACAATAAAGCTTATGATCTAGGACTTGCATACGCTGCTAAATGTATGCAATAA
- a CDS encoding 2-oxoglutarate ferredoxin oxidoreductase subunit beta, whose translation MAFNYDNYLRTSKMPTLWCWGCGDGVILKSVIRAIDAMGWSMDDVCVVSGIGCSGRFSSYVNCNTVHTTHGRAIAYATGIKLANPDKHVIVVTGDGDGLAIGGNHTIHGCRRNIDINHILINNFIYGLTNSQTSPTTPQGFWTVTAQWGNIDPNFDAAKLATAAGATFVGRETVINPTRIEKMLIEGFKHEGYSFFDIFSNCHINLGRKNKMGEATQMVKWIDERTLPKAKFETLSDEEKKGKFPTGVLFKDENRIEYCKAYAKVKEAAQNKTKVNFEEII comes from the coding sequence ATGGCTTTTAATTATGATAATTATTTAAGAACAAGCAAAATGCCAACACTTTGGTGCTGGGGTTGTGGTGATGGTGTAATTTTAAAAAGTGTTATCCGTGCTATAGATGCGATGGGATGGAGTATGGATGATGTCTGCGTGGTAAGTGGTATCGGATGTAGCGGACGCTTTTCAAGCTATGTTAATTGCAACACAGTTCATACAACTCACGGCCGTGCGATCGCATATGCTACAGGTATCAAACTAGCAAATCCAGATAAACATGTAATAGTAGTAACTGGTGATGGCGATGGCTTGGCAATCGGTGGTAATCATACAATTCATGGTTGTCGCAGAAATATAGATATTAATCACATTTTAATTAATAACTTTATTTACGGCCTTACAAACTCACAAACAAGCCCTACAACTCCACAAGGCTTTTGGACTGTTACAGCTCAATGGGGAAATATAGATCCAAATTTTGATGCTGCTAAATTAGCAACAGCAGCCGGCGCGACATTTGTCGGTCGTGAGACTGTAATTAACCCAACTAGAATAGAAAAAATGCTAATCGAAGGGTTTAAACACGAGGGTTATAGCTTTTTTGATATATTTTCTAACTGCCATATAAATTTAGGTAGAAAAAACAAAATGGGCGAAGCTACTCAGATGGTTAAATGGATAGATGAGAGAACTCTGCCTAAGGCTAAATTTGAAACATTAAGCGATGAAGAGAAAAAAGGCAAATTCCCTACTGGTGTGCTATTTAAAGATGAAAATCGCATAGAGTATTGTAAAGCATATGCTAAAGTTAAAGAAGCAGCTCAAAATAAGACAAAAGTGAATTTTGAGGAGATAATATGA
- a CDS encoding 2-oxoglutarate synthase subunit alpha, translating to MRELITTGNALAAKAAIECGCNFFGGYPITPSSEIAHELSVALPKSGGNFIQMEDEIGGISVALGASMTGAKAMTASSGPGISLKAEQIGLGFIAEIPLVIANVMRGGPSTGLPTRVAQGDILQAKSPSHGDFCSIAVAPGNLDEIYTETVRAFNLANRFSTPVFLLLDETIGHMQGKAKIPDVKDLVIEPRREFKGDPAEYNPYEAKEDEPATLNPFFKGYRYHITGLHHGPTGFPTEDGKIVDYNIKRLFNKIHAHLDEVIKFEEYKLEDADICIICYGSVSLAAKEAVDKLRDEGIKVGIFRPITIWPSPEAKIKEICSKFKNILVTELNMGQYLGEIQRCALRDDFKTLLKANGRPISPSEIISKVKEF from the coding sequence TTTTGGTGGTTATCCTATTACCCCATCAAGCGAAATCGCACATGAATTAAGCGTAGCACTACCAAAAAGTGGTGGTAATTTTATCCAAATGGAAGATGAGATCGGCGGTATCTCAGTAGCACTTGGTGCTAGTATGACTGGAGCGAAGGCTATGACAGCAAGCTCAGGCCCTGGTATTTCGCTCAAAGCTGAACAAATCGGTCTTGGATTTATCGCTGAAATTCCTTTGGTAATCGCAAATGTAATGCGTGGTGGCCCTTCAACTGGTCTTCCAACTCGTGTGGCACAAGGCGATATTTTACAAGCTAAAAGCCCAAGCCATGGTGATTTTTGTTCTATTGCAGTAGCGCCAGGAAATTTAGATGAAATTTACACTGAAACAGTAAGAGCATTTAATCTAGCAAATAGATTTAGTACCCCTGTATTTTTGCTACTTGATGAGACTATAGGTCATATGCAAGGCAAGGCTAAGATACCAGATGTTAAAGATTTAGTAATCGAGCCTAGACGAGAATTCAAAGGCGATCCAGCAGAGTATAATCCATATGAAGCCAAAGAGGATGAGCCAGCTACGCTAAATCCATTTTTCAAAGGTTATCGCTATCACATCACAGGCTTACATCACGGCCCTACAGGATTCCCTACAGAAGATGGCAAAATAGTTGATTATAATATCAAAAGATTATTTAATAAAATTCACGCCCACCTAGATGAAGTAATAAAATTTGAAGAGTATAAGCTAGAAGATGCTGATATTTGTATTATTTGTTACGGAAGTGTGAGCTTAGCAGCTAAAGAAGCGGTAGATAAACTTCGAGATGAAGGTATAAAAGTAGGTATATTTAGACCTATTACTATATGGCCAAGCCCAGAAGCTAAAATCAAAGAGATATGCTCTAAATTTAAAAATATTTTAGTAACTGAGTTAAATATGGGACAATATCTAGGCGAGATACAAAGATGTGCTTTAAGAGATGATTTTAAAACACTATTAAAAGCAAACGGCAGACCGATTAGCCCGAGTGAAATTATTAGCAAAGTCAAGGAGTTTTAA